A section of the Gasterosteus aculeatus chromosome 10, fGasAcu3.hap1.1, whole genome shotgun sequence genome encodes:
- the LOC144383486 gene encoding H-2 class I histocompatibility antigen, L-D alpha chain-like isoform X4, giving the protein MGHLDTHMIDYFDSDQQLKVPKQPWMEERLDKDYWVKGTQSRQSKQQWFKVNIGILMNRLKQNKTSGQHVLQWQHGCEGEMQLDGTLKFSTGVDMYSYDGNDFLSFDNSNSAWVAGAPAAQQTKRTWDGVDVLKEYTKVYLEKECMEWMGKFLTYQERVLENAKKPEVYLFASKAKKEANVILTCMATGFYPKDIQLWIKRDGRVLRREDGVMSSGSRPNGDETFQRRDWVEILKTDQSQFTCEVIHEATGMNIEKEWDGKLPENGPIIGVVVGVLGLLVLAVVAGVLIFLHRRGYIRQLTSKKKG; this is encoded by the exons ATGGGGCACCTGGACACCCACATGATCGACTACTTCGACAGCGACCAGCAGCTGAAGGTCCCCAAGCAGCCCTGGATGGAGGAGCGTCTAGACAAAGACTACTGGGTCAAGGGCACGCAGTCCCGCCAGAGCAAGCAGCAGTGGTTCAAGGTCAACATCGGCATCCTCATGAACCGCCTGAAGCAGAATAAGA CCTCTGGCCAACACGTTCTGCAGTGGCAGCACGGCTGTGAGGGCGAGATGCAGCTTGACGGCACGTTGAAGTTCTCCACCGGCGTCGACATGTACAGCTACGACGGgaatgacttcctgtcctttGATAACAGCAACAGCGCGTGGGTCGCCGGGGCCCCGGCGGCGCAGCAGACCAAGAGGACGTGGGACGGCGTCGACGTGCTGAAGGAGTACACCAAGGTCTACCTGGAGAAGGAGTGCATGGAGTGGATGGGAAAGTTCCTGACGTATCAGGAGAGGGTGTTGGAAAACGCCA agaaaCCAGAAGTTTACCTGTTCGCCTCGAAGGCCAAAAAGGAGGCAAACGTCATCTTGACCTGCATGGCCACCGGCTTCTACCCAAAAGACATCCAGCTGTGGATCAAAAGGGATGGCCGTGTCCTGAGGAGAGAGGACGGAGTCATGTCCTCTGGCTCGCGGCCCAACGGAGACGAGACCTTCCAGAGGAGAGACTGGGTGGAGATCCTGAAGACTGACCAGTCTCAGTTCACCTGTGAGGTGATCCACGAGGCGACCGGGATGAACATCGAGAAGGAATGGG aTGGTAAACTCCCTGAAAACGGACCAATCATTGGAGTGGTTGTGGGTGTCCTTGGGCTCCTTGTCCTCGCTGTGGTTGCTGGAGTGCTGATTTTCTTGCACAGGAGAG gaTATATCCGTCAACTTACCTCCAAGAAAAAGG gctga
- the LOC144383486 gene encoding RLA class I histocompatibility antigen, alpha chain 11/11-like isoform X2 produces MSPVDSVVEDFAQTIVNRKSPLAVLVLLQVTAVVFGGKHSLTYTYTAFAHKPVGLPGIHEFTAMGHLDTHMIDYFDSDQQLKVPKQPWMEERLDKDYWVKGTQSRQSKQQWFKVNIGILMNRLKQNKTSGQHVLQWQHGCEGEMQLDGTLKFSTGVDMYSYDGNDFLSFDNSNSAWVAGAPAAQQTKRTWDGVDVLKEYTKVYLEKECMEWMGKFLTYQERVLENAKKPEVYLFASKAKKEANVILTCMATGFYPKDIQLWIKRDGRVLRREDGVMSSGSRPNGDETFQRRDWVEILKTDQSQFTCEVIHEATGMNIEKEWDGKLPENGPIIGVVVGVLGLLVLAVVAGVLIFLHRRGYIRQLTSKKKG; encoded by the exons ATGTCCCCGGTGGACAGTGTGGTGGAagactttgcacagacaatcgttaa CAGGAAGTCTCCGCTCGCCGtgctggtccttctgcaggtGACGGCGGTGGTCTTCGGCG GTAAACACTCCCTCACCTACACCTACACGGCCTTCGCTCACAAGCCCGTCGGCCTGCCGGGCATCCACGAGTTCACCGCCATGGGGCACCTGGACACCCACATGATCGACTACTTCGACAGCGACCAGCAGCTGAAGGTCCCCAAGCAGCCCTGGATGGAGGAGCGTCTAGACAAAGACTACTGGGTCAAGGGCACGCAGTCCCGCCAGAGCAAGCAGCAGTGGTTCAAGGTCAACATCGGCATCCTCATGAACCGCCTGAAGCAGAATAAGA CCTCTGGCCAACACGTTCTGCAGTGGCAGCACGGCTGTGAGGGCGAGATGCAGCTTGACGGCACGTTGAAGTTCTCCACCGGCGTCGACATGTACAGCTACGACGGgaatgacttcctgtcctttGATAACAGCAACAGCGCGTGGGTCGCCGGGGCCCCGGCGGCGCAGCAGACCAAGAGGACGTGGGACGGCGTCGACGTGCTGAAGGAGTACACCAAGGTCTACCTGGAGAAGGAGTGCATGGAGTGGATGGGAAAGTTCCTGACGTATCAGGAGAGGGTGTTGGAAAACGCCA agaaaCCAGAAGTTTACCTGTTCGCCTCGAAGGCCAAAAAGGAGGCAAACGTCATCTTGACCTGCATGGCCACCGGCTTCTACCCAAAAGACATCCAGCTGTGGATCAAAAGGGATGGCCGTGTCCTGAGGAGAGAGGACGGAGTCATGTCCTCTGGCTCGCGGCCCAACGGAGACGAGACCTTCCAGAGGAGAGACTGGGTGGAGATCCTGAAGACTGACCAGTCTCAGTTCACCTGTGAGGTGATCCACGAGGCGACCGGGATGAACATCGAGAAGGAATGGG aTGGTAAACTCCCTGAAAACGGACCAATCATTGGAGTGGTTGTGGGTGTCCTTGGGCTCCTTGTCCTCGCTGTGGTTGCTGGAGTGCTGATTTTCTTGCACAGGAGAG gaTATATCCGTCAACTTACCTCCAAGAAAAAGG gctga
- the LOC144383486 gene encoding H-2 class I histocompatibility antigen, L-D alpha chain-like isoform X3 has translation MSPVDSVVEDFAQTIVKKSPLAVLVLLQVTAVVFGGKHSLTYTYTAFAHKPVGLPGIHEFTAMGHLDTHMIDYFDSDQQLKVPKQPWMEERLDKDYWVKGTQSRQSKQQWFKVNIGILMNRLKQNKTSGQHVLQWQHGCEGEMQLDGTLKFSTGVDMYSYDGNDFLSFDNSNSAWVAGAPAAQQTKRTWDGVDVLKEYTKVYLEKECMEWMGKFLTYQERVLENAKKPEVYLFASKAKKEANVILTCMATGFYPKDIQLWIKRDGRVLRREDGVMSSGSRPNGDETFQRRDWVEILKTDQSQFTCEVIHEATGMNIEKEWDGKLPENGPIIGVVVGVLGLLVLAVVAGVLIFLHRRGYIRQLTSKKKG, from the exons ATGTCCCCGGTGGACAGTGTGGTGGAagactttgcacagacaatcgttaa GAAGTCTCCGCTCGCCGtgctggtccttctgcaggtGACGGCGGTGGTCTTCGGCG GTAAACACTCCCTCACCTACACCTACACGGCCTTCGCTCACAAGCCCGTCGGCCTGCCGGGCATCCACGAGTTCACCGCCATGGGGCACCTGGACACCCACATGATCGACTACTTCGACAGCGACCAGCAGCTGAAGGTCCCCAAGCAGCCCTGGATGGAGGAGCGTCTAGACAAAGACTACTGGGTCAAGGGCACGCAGTCCCGCCAGAGCAAGCAGCAGTGGTTCAAGGTCAACATCGGCATCCTCATGAACCGCCTGAAGCAGAATAAGA CCTCTGGCCAACACGTTCTGCAGTGGCAGCACGGCTGTGAGGGCGAGATGCAGCTTGACGGCACGTTGAAGTTCTCCACCGGCGTCGACATGTACAGCTACGACGGgaatgacttcctgtcctttGATAACAGCAACAGCGCGTGGGTCGCCGGGGCCCCGGCGGCGCAGCAGACCAAGAGGACGTGGGACGGCGTCGACGTGCTGAAGGAGTACACCAAGGTCTACCTGGAGAAGGAGTGCATGGAGTGGATGGGAAAGTTCCTGACGTATCAGGAGAGGGTGTTGGAAAACGCCA agaaaCCAGAAGTTTACCTGTTCGCCTCGAAGGCCAAAAAGGAGGCAAACGTCATCTTGACCTGCATGGCCACCGGCTTCTACCCAAAAGACATCCAGCTGTGGATCAAAAGGGATGGCCGTGTCCTGAGGAGAGAGGACGGAGTCATGTCCTCTGGCTCGCGGCCCAACGGAGACGAGACCTTCCAGAGGAGAGACTGGGTGGAGATCCTGAAGACTGACCAGTCTCAGTTCACCTGTGAGGTGATCCACGAGGCGACCGGGATGAACATCGAGAAGGAATGGG aTGGTAAACTCCCTGAAAACGGACCAATCATTGGAGTGGTTGTGGGTGTCCTTGGGCTCCTTGTCCTCGCTGTGGTTGCTGGAGTGCTGATTTTCTTGCACAGGAGAG gaTATATCCGTCAACTTACCTCCAAGAAAAAGG gctga
- the LOC144383486 gene encoding H-2 class I histocompatibility antigen, L-D alpha chain-like isoform X1 → MSPVDSVVEDFAQTIVNRKSPLAVLVLLQVTAVVFGGKHSLTYTYTAFAHKPVGLPGIHEFTAMGHLDTHMIDYFDSDQQLKVPKQPWMEERLDKDYWVKGTQSRQSKQQWFKVNIGILMNRLKQNKTSGQHVLQWQHGCEGEMQLDGTLKFSTGVDMYSYDGNDFLSFDNSNSAWVAGAPAAQQTKRTWDGVDVLKEYTKVYLEKECMEWMGKFLTYQERVLENAKKPEVYLFASKAKKEANVILTCMATGFYPKDIQLWIKRDGRVLRREDGVMSSGSRPNGDETFQRRDWVEILKTDQSQFTCEVIHEATGMNIEKEWDGKLPENGPIIGVVVGVLGLLVLAVVAGVLIFLHRRGYIRQLTSKKKGSNDPMKPIVCSKYLNVRCCNHGNH, encoded by the exons ATGTCCCCGGTGGACAGTGTGGTGGAagactttgcacagacaatcgttaa CAGGAAGTCTCCGCTCGCCGtgctggtccttctgcaggtGACGGCGGTGGTCTTCGGCG GTAAACACTCCCTCACCTACACCTACACGGCCTTCGCTCACAAGCCCGTCGGCCTGCCGGGCATCCACGAGTTCACCGCCATGGGGCACCTGGACACCCACATGATCGACTACTTCGACAGCGACCAGCAGCTGAAGGTCCCCAAGCAGCCCTGGATGGAGGAGCGTCTAGACAAAGACTACTGGGTCAAGGGCACGCAGTCCCGCCAGAGCAAGCAGCAGTGGTTCAAGGTCAACATCGGCATCCTCATGAACCGCCTGAAGCAGAATAAGA CCTCTGGCCAACACGTTCTGCAGTGGCAGCACGGCTGTGAGGGCGAGATGCAGCTTGACGGCACGTTGAAGTTCTCCACCGGCGTCGACATGTACAGCTACGACGGgaatgacttcctgtcctttGATAACAGCAACAGCGCGTGGGTCGCCGGGGCCCCGGCGGCGCAGCAGACCAAGAGGACGTGGGACGGCGTCGACGTGCTGAAGGAGTACACCAAGGTCTACCTGGAGAAGGAGTGCATGGAGTGGATGGGAAAGTTCCTGACGTATCAGGAGAGGGTGTTGGAAAACGCCA agaaaCCAGAAGTTTACCTGTTCGCCTCGAAGGCCAAAAAGGAGGCAAACGTCATCTTGACCTGCATGGCCACCGGCTTCTACCCAAAAGACATCCAGCTGTGGATCAAAAGGGATGGCCGTGTCCTGAGGAGAGAGGACGGAGTCATGTCCTCTGGCTCGCGGCCCAACGGAGACGAGACCTTCCAGAGGAGAGACTGGGTGGAGATCCTGAAGACTGACCAGTCTCAGTTCACCTGTGAGGTGATCCACGAGGCGACCGGGATGAACATCGAGAAGGAATGGG aTGGTAAACTCCCTGAAAACGGACCAATCATTGGAGTGGTTGTGGGTGTCCTTGGGCTCCTTGTCCTCGCTGTGGTTGCTGGAGTGCTGATTTTCTTGCACAGGAGAG gaTATATCCGTCAACTTACCTCCAAGAAAAAGGG CTCAAATGACCCTATGAAACCCATTGTATGCAGTAAGTATCTTAATGTCAGGTGctgtaaccatggaaaccattAG